TCAGAACTCGCCGCAAACCAGGCCAACGATCCGGCCAGCGTTAAAGCCACCGCCCGCCGCCTGCTCACCGAACTTCCGGGACCGCGTTCCCGCGAGTTGGAGACCGAACGCCGCCAGCACGTCACCGACGCATTCGGTATTGTCATGCCCGTTTACATCGACCACGCGCAGGGTGCGCTGCTCGTGGACGTTGACGGAAACCATCTCATCGACTTCGCCTCAGGTATTGCCGTGACGAGTGTTGGTGCCGCGAACCCGCAGGTGGCCAAGCGTGCCGCCGCCCAGCTGGAGCGGTTCACCCACACCTGCTTCATGGTGACCGAATACGCGTCCTTCGTCGAAGTATGCCGGTGGCTCAACGAACACACCCCCGGCGACTTCGAAAAGCGTACCGCTCTGTTCACTACCGGAGCGGAGGCGGTTGAAAACGCCATCAAAGTGGCCCGCGCCGCCACACGACGGCCCAACGTTCTCGTCTTCGACGAGGCCTACCACGGGCGGACCCAGCTCACGATGGCGATGACGGCTAAAGAGAACCCGTACCGACTCAACTTCGGACCCCTGCCGGGCTCAGTCTTCCGCGGACCGACCGCCCCGGCGCACACCTCTCCTGACGGGCCCGGTAAGGCGCTTGAACAGATCGAAGCGCTTCTTGCCGAAAACGGTGCGGACACCTTCGCAGCCATGGTCATCGAACCGATCCAGGGCGAGGGGGGCTTTATTGTTCAGGCCCCCGGGTTCCTCCAAGGTCTTCGCGAGATCGCTACGCGCCACGGCATCGTTCTGGTCATCGACGAGATCCAGGCAGGCATGGGCCGGACCGGCACCCTGTTCGCATCTGAGCACGATGGTATTGCCGGCGACATCACACTGACCGCTAAGGCACTTGGCGGCGGCCTGCCGCTGTCGGCCGCTACCGGCCGCGCTGAGCTCATGAACGCTGTCCACACCGGTGGCCTTGGCGGCACGTACGCTGGCAACCCTGTGGCCTGTGAAGCCGCTCTGGCCGTGTTCGAGCTCCTTGAAGACGGCGCGCTCTTGCAGAACGCCGTTGCCATCGAAACTGCGGTGCGGCGTCGTCTGGAGCCGCTCGTCAAGTTGGACGGTGTCGCGGACGTTCGCGGCAGGGGTGCGATGATGGCGATCGAGTTCAGCGACGCCTCCGGACCCCGCAAAGACCTCGCCACCACAGCAGCGAAGGCAGCCAATGCCCATGGTGTCCTAACTCTTACCTGCGGAACCAACGGAAATATCATCCGGCTGCTGCCTCCGCTCGTTATCGAAGCAAATGTCCTTGACGAGGGCTTGGCAGTACTGGAGGCATCCATTCGGGCGGCACTGTCATGAGTTTCCGGGGGTGGACCGGGCGGGGTGAGTTATGAGGTCGGGACCGGGATCCGGCGCGCCGCTTGAGGGGATTGTCGTCGCCGACTTCTCCCGCGTGCTTGCCGGTCCGCTCGCGACCATGACCCTGGCTGATCTCGGTGCCCGGGTCATCAAGGTGGAGCGTCCCGGAACCGGAGATGACACGAGGGAATGGGCCCCGCCTTCCTCCAAGACGGGTGGGACCTACTTCGAAAGCGTTAATCGGAACAAGGAATCCGTCACTCTTGACCTGACGGACGCCGGGGACCTGGAGCTTGCCCGGGAACTGGCACGCCGCGCTGACGTATTGGTGGAGAACTTCAAACCCGGCGGCCTCGCCAAACTGGGGCTGGGCTATGAATCCTTGGCTGAGGAGAACCCGGGCCTGGTGTACGCATCGATTTCTGGTTTCGGCTCCGACGGCGGGCGTGATTTGCCTGGGTACGACTTCATCGTCCAGGCCGTCGGGGGACTGATGAGTATTACCGGGGACCCGGAGGGCGACGCATACAAAGTGGGTGTGGCACTGGTCGATGTCCTGACAGCGAAAGATGCCACGATCGGCATCCTCGCCGCCCTTGCAGAACGCAATTCCACAGGTCGGGGAAGACGGATCGAGGTCAATCTTCTCTCAAGCCTGCAGGGCGCCCTTGCCAACCAAGGCCAGGCCTACCTCGGTGCCGGTGTTACTCCT
The window above is part of the Pseudarthrobacter sp. IC2-21 genome. Proteins encoded here:
- a CDS encoding aminotransferase class III-fold pyridoxal phosphate-dependent enzyme; the encoded protein is MTVTSELAANQANDPASVKATARRLLTELPGPRSRELETERRQHVTDAFGIVMPVYIDHAQGALLVDVDGNHLIDFASGIAVTSVGAANPQVAKRAAAQLERFTHTCFMVTEYASFVEVCRWLNEHTPGDFEKRTALFTTGAEAVENAIKVARAATRRPNVLVFDEAYHGRTQLTMAMTAKENPYRLNFGPLPGSVFRGPTAPAHTSPDGPGKALEQIEALLAENGADTFAAMVIEPIQGEGGFIVQAPGFLQGLREIATRHGIVLVIDEIQAGMGRTGTLFASEHDGIAGDITLTAKALGGGLPLSAATGRAELMNAVHTGGLGGTYAGNPVACEAALAVFELLEDGALLQNAVAIETAVRRRLEPLVKLDGVADVRGRGAMMAIEFSDASGPRKDLATTAAKAANAHGVLTLTCGTNGNIIRLLPPLVIEANVLDEGLAVLEASIRAALS
- a CDS encoding CoA transferase, whose product is MRSGPGSGAPLEGIVVADFSRVLAGPLATMTLADLGARVIKVERPGTGDDTREWAPPSSKTGGTYFESVNRNKESVTLDLTDAGDLELARELARRADVLVENFKPGGLAKLGLGYESLAEENPGLVYASISGFGSDGGRDLPGYDFIVQAVGGLMSITGDPEGDAYKVGVALVDVLTAKDATIGILAALAERNSTGRGRRIEVNLLSSLQGALANQGQAYLGAGVTPTRLGNDHPSIVPYQLLATGDDPLAVAVGNDSQFAKLCRAIGNPELAADPRFITNSARVRNRRELVQLLETGLAGAGATEWQEQLVSVGVPAGRVAGIGEGIAYAQSLGLEPTIQVHDKDGNVTGRQIRHPITWTPALPPRTQAPPALGEHTGEVLDWLRHHPHSKTFTYTPDSSAHSQDHLRPGGTAS